A segment of the Babylonia areolata isolate BAREFJ2019XMU chromosome 20, ASM4173473v1, whole genome shotgun sequence genome:
gggtgtctagccacccgcctcaccagtcccagaagggagcggtggaagtgccagtttagtcgtcggcaacccgaccctgaacaggttgtactggattacaggttaccagtagcagatctaatgacctgacctgacctggcgcacagtagtgtggggagaactactgctctgtagacctttagcttggtctcaagactaatgcctcttctgttccagacatttgcattgagtctacgaaaagttgcgcttgctcttgcaatcctgacgttcacttcatcgtcgatggtcgcatttcgtgacagtgtgctgccaaggtatgtgaaccgctccaccgcaatgagtctctgaccgttgactgtgatgttgggctcaacgtagggtttccctggggctggttgatggagaacttcagttttcctcgtgctgatggtaaggccgaagttcctgttggcagtggcaaacttgtcaacgctgagttgcatgtcagcttcagatccagcgttgagggcacaatcatcagcaaacaaaaagtctctgatgatgtctgtcatgacctttgtttttgcttgaagccttctgaggttaaacagcttgccatctgttcggtactttaggccaattccaacatcgccatctctgaaggcatcagtaagcattgcagagaacatgaggctgaacagcgttggagccaggacacagccttgcttgacaccatttgtgacagcaaaaggagcagatgtttcaccattgtcctggactcgagcctgcatgccttcatggaattggatgaccaaggaaataaatttccgagggcatccgtacttggccatgatcttccacagtccctctctactcacggtgtcgaaggccttagtgaggtcgacataggtggagaacagatcagcattttgctcctgacatttcttttgcagctgccttgcagcaaacaccatgtcggtggttccacactctttccggaatccacattggctctcaggcaaatgaccttggtcaaggtgtgctgtgaggcggtttagtaggatcctggcaagtatcttgcctgcgatggagagcaaggaaatgccccaatggttatcacaggcttgccggttcccctttcacttgtacaagtgaatgatagatgcatctttgaaatcctgggggatcgtctcttctttccacatgagtgagtacagctgatggagcttctcagtcagcacagtgcctccatccttgtagacctctgctggtatggagtctgagccaggtgctttgccactgatagcagacggattgctttctgggtctcaagaggtgttggcggatcgtccagtgcttcgttgatggggacttgtgggagacggtctatggcttcatcatttatggaggaagggcgatttaagacactgttgaagtgctcagcccagcgttcgagaattttctccttctcggtgatcaaggtattcccatctgcactgaggaggggggatgatcctgaggatgtgggcccgtagacttcttttaaggcatcatagaacctcttcatatcgtgcctgtcagcatatccctggatctcatcagctttgtcactcagccacttatcctgcatctggcataacttttgctgaacagtcctgcggatggcatcgtacgcatccttttttgatgtggactttgggttgctcaggtaggcttgatgcagacggcgtttctcatccagaagctgcttgatttcatcatagttttcatcaaaccagtctttgtgctttctggtcatgggtcccagggtctctgaagctgtactatagatcagctcacgcagggtcctccagtcagactccacattctggttgtccagagaggtggattccagacgatcttccagcagctccacaaaggactgtttgatggtgatgtttttcagcttagcgatgttgagccgttttggagccttctggccttgggggcgtctctttggctggattcgaatattcagctttgagactacaaggcgatggtctgtccaacactcggcgccgcacatggtctttgttacacgtacatcttgcctatcccttttcctgacgatgacataatcgatgagatgccaatgctttgagcgagggtgcatccatgacgtcctgttacgggtagggaggcagaaaactgtgttggttatcagcagttcgtgctctgcacaggtctgaagcaaaagcaatccatttgggttgcagtggcccacaccatgctttccaataactccatcccaggagatgtagtcagagccaactctagcactgaagtccccaagaatgatgagcttgtctgctttagggatagcagcaatgacagagtgaaggtcctcgtagaacttcgctttgacttcatccgggttggtcatggttggggcgtaggcactgacaatggtgaggtgcttctggccagatgccagtgggagtttcatggtcataagcctatcattgactccctttgggattccagctaatGTAACGAACTGATAAAAGAGGCAAAGAAGGCCTATGAGAAATACATTGCAAAGAACTGCAAGACGAATCCAAATTACTTCTGGAAATAtgtccaagaaaaaacaaaatgcaatacaGGCATTAGTGTACTACAGTAAGTTATTTGTGGTTTATCCATATCTGATAAACAGAAAAAGCTGAGACCTTGGATAAGTTCTTTGCTTGTGTCTTCACCAATGAAGATACTTCCAACCTACCAATGCTGGCAGAGTGCTCTATGTGTAATGGTGTGTCAGTTTCTGATATAAGGATTACTCCCCTAATTGTTCAAAAAAGGCTGAGGAAACGTGATGCCTCAAAAGCTCAGGGACCAGAAAAAATAACATCAAGGGTATTAAAAGAGCTAGCAAGAGATTTGTCATACCCACTGACATTACTGTACAATAGGTCATGAGAATCTGGAGTTGTTCCCAAAGACTGGAAAAAAGCTGATGTTACTGCTAGTTTTAAGAAAGGGTCTAGGTCTGAGCCAGGAAACTATTGACCAGTCAGTCTAACTTGCAAGATGCCATTATTTCACATGTGGATCCCATGCAAATAATATGTATGTTAAGTGCCAACATGGCTTTAGAAGCAAAAGATCttctgtcacacagctgtaggaggTGATGGAGGAAACTACGAAGTTACTTGACAAAGGTGATCTAGCAGAATCTGTAGATATAATCAATCTAGATTTTCGCAAAGCTTTCGTCAGTGTACCACATGAAAGACTGTTAAGGAAACTAGAAGCTTATAGTATAGTTGGTAGCTAACACAAATGGACAAGAAATTTTTTGACAGAAAGAACtctgctgtgggcttaaatggggagactgggaccacacagtcgagtgtcatccacttcaaggatgcgtctgggtgtgctgctctaattacctgaccaacacagcaagtgtctgtatctctcaggcctggttaacaccaggatattatgacaggaagcgtagagtacagctttgtcatgcagtcccaaaccaaaatggacctccatagcaacatcgtcatcatcatcgtcctcctcctcctccttcatcgtcatcaatataaacacaatagtctcaaagtctgtggcctttcatgccctgctctcatggtgacctcagtttcgatacccctccacttccatgcttggggtgagtcctgtcaatgtcgtcagtatcggcagtTTCATGGGGGGCTgctgtttgaggggcgtggtggcggtctccactctgggaaggacgctcactcagtctggctccacgactaagccattattgttcttagtagggggcttagtaggtggtgtcctaagtacggtaaaacagaacaggcaccactgaacaccaccaaagtgactcagaagcagtgcagggtctcctctggtgtgtggcctcctggcgacctaacatcaatggttccctgtggactgctgacgctggaactgcaacggacaaacccgggtgtggccgtgtatgggggaatctaaatgagcggcgtgggagtaatgccactgaaacagtgcagatgatggggcagcaaaaaaaaaagaaaaaaaagaaagaactcaaaAAGTCATAGTTCGTGATGAGTACTCCGCGGAAGCTGACCTTTGTAGTGGAATCCTGCAGGAAATTATTCTAGGACAAATACTTATTATATCAAAAAAATGACCTTCCAGACTCTGAGACTGTGTAGAATCATCTTGTAAAAGTTTTGCTGTTGATACCAAAATATAAAATAAGACACACAACAGTAACATCTTGCAACAAGATCTGGACAAACTCCAGGCTTGGACACAGAAATGTAATCTGcataaatatttcagtgttgacAAATGTAAAGTGATGCATGTTGGCAGAAGAAATCCGAACAAAACATAAACTATCAAACCAAATAATGCTACAAACACAGTAAAATCATGTGTAAATGAAAAAGATCTATGGAGTCACTTCTGATAGAAATTTTTCATTTGACCTGCACAATCAGAACTGCATGAATAAAGCAAACCAAATAACTGGAATAATCAAAATCTTGATATGATATTTAAATAAAACTATACAAAGCTCTAGTGTGACCTTACTTGTAGTATGGAAGCACTGTTGGTACCCCAATCTGAAGCAACAATCTATTGCAATTGAGAGGGTGCAGAGAAGAGCCACAAAGTTTGTTCGTGAATATAGGAATATGACTTATATAGTTATAATGATAGTTTATTTAAAATCATTTTCCTTTAAGGGTTGCGGGAAATGTGGTGATCTCactgagacatatatatatatatatttatatatatgtgttatatatatgtgtttacaaatctctctctctctctctctctctctctatatatatatatatatatatgtgtgtgtatatatatacttttcaacAGTCATGTTGATGTATCTTGGGATCAGTTCTTTTTTGCACCTCAGTACAGTTCCGCAACAAATACAGATGGAATTTGTTTTGGTAAAATGTTCAAATACTAATACAAGAAAGTTTTACTTCAGCAATAGTTACTAATGTATGGAATGAACTGCCACTTTTTCTAAAACAATACTATCTACTAactcattcaagaatcaactTGACAATTCTATAAAAATTCTCAACAATTTTCAGAACAtctgacaaataaacaaactggaAAATGAAACACTGAACTTTGACCAACATTTCTATTAAAATATGTTATCAAAAAATGATGGGACTATTGAAAAGTTTCATACAATCATAGCTTGCCTTGTCCCTATCCTACTATTAATAGAAGACAAAGTAATCTTACCATAATTCAACCAAAAAATATAACCATATCACTCTATTCCAATGGGACTGGTCAATAAAAACTGCTTAGCATTATCGAActattttggtttttgttgttgtgttttttttcttttgtcttcttttttcatcaTGTTAATAACATGCCAGTGTCATCAAAACATGTGTTTCATATAAGTTCATCCCCGCAAGTGAGGTGATCAACAATTTTTACAGCTGTTAAAatcagcaaaaataaataaacagcttgTACTTACTTTCATACTTGTCAAGACCCATGAAAATGGTGTAGGGGGGAGACACCACTGAAAAAGATAACATCCAAACAGAATTTATGTATATGTGTTGCAAATTGCATACGTACTTTACTGAACTGAAAGTGAAATACTAAATGCTGACAAACACAGGCTGACACAAGACTCTGATCTGTAAACTTTGTTATCGCTACAGTCTGCCGACATACATGGAATGATAAGATATAGTTTCACAGTACTAAGGTTACAAGACTCTGATCTGTAAACTCAGTTATCACTACAGTCTGCCGCCGTACATGGTAATGATATAGATATAGTTTCACAGTACTGAGGTTACAAGACTCTGATCTGTAAACTTAGTAAGTTAGTTATCACTACAGTCTGCCGACGTACATGGTAATGATATAAATATAGTTTCACGGTACTAAGGTTTGACAACACTGCAATGGTCTGCTGTCAAGTTTTCCTTTGCCACTGATttttgtttcaacacacacacacacacaatgagagaatGAAGTGACACACATGCTCGACACTTCATATCTAAAAGTAATATCTACTAGGGTGCCCTGGGCACCACTTGCTCCAGCTTGCTGGTGGGACAAGGCCTAACAGCTGTGGTGCATCTCTGCATACAGCTGTATACCACAAATTAgcaccccgcccacccacccccctccattcttccacaaacctctctctctcttcgtctgataCCAATGCGGTGCGCAGCTTCTCCAAATGTCAGTAACTGCCAAAATTGACAGCTAGACATCACCGGAAGAAGAAGATCTCTAACGTAAATAACACAGTGACAGTGCCATTTTACCACTTTCCAATTTGAAAATCCATTTTCAAAGTTgtaaacagtacaacacacaccagTCGGATACATCATAAAGGTCCAAAGGTAGTGGTGGAACAAATGTAACTTACCATTACTTGTGAAGTAGAAAACCATTGTCGGTAACGTTTCGTTACCCCTTGCTGATGTGAAAAACTCTGATCACGTTGGCTTCTTCCAGGGGAAATTCTGTTTCGTGTATTTTTGTGCAAAAGAGTTTTTAGGGAGTAGTTTATTAATCAAAAATCGCGTCGGAATATTTTGTCGGAACAGTACTGACTCAATTAAATCGAAGTGATcaatagttttttttattttaaacgcATGAGTCACTTTTACATCACAATACATCTATACCTTTCGTTTTCTTACTTGTCTCTTTTGTTACAGTCTACTCAATGTTTACTCCCACGGAAGGAAGAAGATGGCCTCCTTTGGCAGTCAACAGTGCTCTGGAGGATTTGCATGCTGTAATAGGTTGCAATTATTCATGCTTTGTCGCCTCTTTTTCGCTTGTTACAGGCAGAGGTGACAACTTATGTTAAGCAAATATGGAGGGAACCAAGGCATTGTTATCTCGCCGCAGCTCCAGTAATCGCGAGCACTATTTGTCAGTTTTTACCGACGATGAGTGTGACATTGAATTGGGTAGCACAACAAGTGAAGATGAAAGTGTTTTTTACTCTGAAGATaacagagcgaaagaaagacagcatGGTAAAGTCATTGATGGAAGGCATGTTCAGCCTTCCAGATCGTCAACTTCtgctgaaagcaaaacaaaaaaatcgcgtAGCTATGGATCAGATCATGTTGACATGCCAATTAATAGCAGCAAAGATGTTGCAAAGGGATACAAACGAAGAACGTCAGAGAACAGAGAGATCGTGTATGATTTCAGCTGGTTTGACATTCTTATTGGCGTTACATCTATTATAATATATTTTGTGGACATTGCAAGTGACATTAAAATGGCTGTTGATTATTTCCTCGACTTAGATTGGATGTATGGCAGTGTAACAACAGCACTCATTGTTGGACCCTCACTTGTTACATGCTGTTTTGGTCTGCACTGGTACATCATTGActacaaaacagaaaagaaggtcATCAGCAAGAAtaaaaataagaacaagaacatcaaccACATGACACCTTCATATGTctggttttttcgttttttcttcactGCTCTGCAGTTTGGACCCGTTGTGAGGTATATTCATATGAaaagttgtttatttattgtacCAAAGCTATGCATTGGATAACCAGAAATCATTACAAATTGTCACAGTCTTatatattgaatatatatatattttttttaaagttatataTTTGTGTTTCAAAACTACCAAAcccaatgattaaaaaaaagatacaagacaacaacaacaaaaaaactgagtcTGATTGATTTGATTAATCATCATCAATGTTTTGATATAGAAAACTGAAAATAGTAATTTCTTTTATAGAAACTATTATTTTTGTGTCAAAGAACTGTTTCTGCTTATTTATAACATGCAAACTGAACCTTGTGTCAGTATGATTGAATGTGCTTTCTGTATGCATTTCAGGACAATAGAGTATTTGCACTATGGTTGTATGAGTCGTTCACAAAAGATTGATGACAAGTCACGTCGTCGCTTCCACTGGTGGATGCTGTATGAGGATGTTGACAACTGTCTGCTGAGGCTGTTTGAAAGCTTTCTGGAGTCAGCACCACAGTTAACATGGCAACTGTACATCACCATCACGCTGAAACCGGAAGACAATGCCATAGGAAGTAAGTTGTTATATTTCCACTAAAATGAGAGGAGTAGGGGTCTAAAGGGAAAAACtgagtgtgtctgcatgcacatcaatgtgtttgtttgtgtgtatgtatgtgtgtacatcttCTATCATACTATGAATCATACTCATGGGTAACAGAAATAACGAGCAGTCTACATCTTGGAAAATCTGAATTcctaagaaaagtaaaagagaagCCTCAAAaaccaggtacaaggccatcacaccatgaACATTGATCTccaaacagaaacagaggtagagagagggagtggcgtaagtctagcatgaaaggtagagaacgatcctttgcaaatcaaatgaatatcggtatcatttccaaaccaacattgcgccaATTTCTTAACAGAGTCTCTCTGGGCTTTCCCAAAAACATTAGACTGAGCAGTATGCTAGACGCGATGTTTAAGGCATCAGAAATCTTTCCCACTCCTCTTGTGGCAAATCAGTGGCAgtatgtgtgcgtggggtggggtggggtgcacaTATGtttcaggagagctctgtgcatgtaCGAGTGCATATAAGCATATATtggtatgtgtgaatgcgtgtgtatatgtaggtATGTGTTGGgggtcgtgtgcgtgtgtatgtctatgttgtGGGTATTGTGGGAACGACAGAGTATAggaacatgcatgtgcatgtgtttgtatgtaagtatgtatgtgtgtgttgggcctgtgaacatttgtttgtgctttcatatctatgacaCTGGATACTTGCTGAATatctattgtgcatgtgtgtgtgtatgtgcatgtttatttACAGTAACACTTacgtttatatttatttattattatttcttattattattattattagtattactcttattttatgtcatttacatatctgtttatttatttatttatcttatacTTTTTCAATTTATCAGTTCATGAATTtgattacttatctatttatttacttttgtatcttattttgcatattttctttttcttttccctcaaggcctaagcgcatgaggttacactgctggtcatgcatctgcttagcagatgtggtgtttataacatatatatatggatttgtcttaaTGCAGCGacaccttgagtaactgaactgaactgaacttggtgttttgagatcagtgtggcatgaatttGAATTCAAATTACTACTTTTTGTGCATCTTTATGAACTACGTAGTACAATTCATTTTGCAATGCAAAAATAATGCAATTCCAATAGAAAGAAGTCCAAATGAAGAAGGGGGTTTGACATCTTGACTTGTAAAGTTCTCTAAACACAATTTCATCACAGTGACTGGAGTGAAATGACAgttttcactgacaagcatacttaTCAGGAGCGGTGAACGGGTCAAAGACTGATTTTGAGCACTTTAACACATTCCTGTATCAGTATGTTTCGGAGCCACTTGTTTAAGCATTGAGGTCTGCCCAAAACAGAGCAGCTACTTTGGGCAGTGTGGAACACAGTGAGTAAGAGTGCAGCCAGCCATCAGGGTTTCTCCAAGCATCTTGTACCTTGTTTGGCTTTCTGTTAACACAAGCAATAGATTTGTATTGTTTGGCAGTGTAAACATTTAGTTTGACCTAAAATGTGGGTTccctgtatttctttttagctTTTACAAAACAAGAAAATCCCACTTGATTATTGTGAGCATGAATATCATTAAAGGAATCTTTTACCTCAGTGAAATAAGACATGATCTGATACAACTATACGCATGCTTAGGCATATGTGAAAGCTTTTGATGAAGCAAAAGCATGATAACACTAATTGAGTATTTGATGTTTTCAGCAACAACACGAACTGTGGCCTTGCTGTCTTCCTGGGCTAGCTTAGCAGTGTCTCTGGTGTCCTACCATCGCTCCCTGCGCAACTCACGTGAAGACAAGCAGAAGATGACCCTCCTCAGCATGCCCTCCTACTTCTTGTGGCGGGCCTGTGAAACAGGAGCCCGTGTCCTGTGCATTGCCATGTTTGCTTCAGCATTTCAAGCTTGGGTGTTCGGCATCATCCTTTTTCACTGGGTGGTGATATCTGTGTGGTTGATGAACCAGCGAACCACATTTTATGCCCAGCGCTGTCTGGAGAAGGTCTTCAACATCATCTGCGGCTATGTGATGCTTTTCTGCTTCCTGAACCTGCGTGAAGGTCACACACGTTACCGCTTTCTGATCTTTTACATCATCTTTTACACTGAGAACTTTTTCATGTTAGCATTCTGGTTCCGGTTTACGCCAGACCTTGGTGCCTGGTTCCACATTTGGGGCTTTATTGTTGTACTGATCTTTTTTGTCCTTCACATTGCTTTTCAGCTGTTGTATTACTCCTGTTTTCATCCCTCTGACTCTATTATCTACTGCCTTTCCTGTGACAAGTACTCATTCTATGAGTCTGTTTGTTATGATGTCCGTCCAGAGTTGGATGATGGGGTTGGAAGTCCCAATGCACGTTATACCAGCAAGGAAATGCTTGCGGATTCATCTTCAGTCCCCAGGCTGATAGGTAATGCTGATGGTGCTGGAGATGGCAGTAGGAGGTTTGATGACATTTCAATAATAGTGGAAAGCAGTGAAAGACAGAATGGCCGGGCAGAACAGGGAATATCTAACCCCAAACAGATTCACGCCAGGCATTGTTCCAAAGGGAAAACAATTGAACACCATGCACGAGTGCATGATATCCAGTAGCAtcagaatttttgtttttgttttcatgaattTACTGTTAAAGAAGTGATGTTCTGTTTGGTTGATTTGATACCAATGTCTTTATGTACTTGATGATATAAAGAAAGGATGGTGAGTATGGGTGAGTGTttgatttgcttgtttgtattttgttgctgTGCAAGTATGTTTCCAAAATTGCAGCTCTGTTTAAGCAAGGAAGCATGCAATTATTTAGGCTTAATTGGTGATGGTCACAGTATTCAAAGGTGAAAGAGGTATATTTGCCATCTATTTATTGGATTTCATGGTGTACTTTTTTCCTGCTGTCATAATCAATACTCAGCCCATACTCATACCTCAACAGAAATGATAAAACATATACTAATTTTGCCACATTGGAGGATGATTTAGAATTAAAATTATTGGACAAATCACAGTGGCTGAAAGAACAGATCATTCTGTCCAAGACAGGTGGTTATCTGGATTGAAATCCtggtccttttttttattatttttttatactgtttcttcccactttttttcatcttttttttttttttggttgctaaTGTTTGTGATATATAATGTATAAAAAATACGCACTAACTCACGCACAAGTGtgtgcactcacactcacacgtgcacacacacacacacacacacacacacactcacacaatgttgATTATTACAAACTCATTTTGTTTAGATTTGATGTCTATTCACTTACAGCTTTGAAGGGTGTTCAAACTCACGCTGACACGAATGCATGCaatgcagacaaaaaaagagTTGTGTGGGGGTGATCTAACCTTCTTGTTTATTACTGGAAGAGATCTATGCATTCATATGGACACCTTCTTTTGAAAGCGTGAGGATCAAGGGACTGTACTCTTCACAAAAGTTCATTTCTTTCAAAACTCAAGATGGATGATGACATGTGCAGTGTTAAGCATCCCATCTTCCTCACAGATAGAAAGCATGTGGATAAGCATGAACACCTTTTCCCAAATttctacgttttttttttcatttccccaAAATGTTGTGCATGGCAGAATGATCACAGCCTGAGTAATATGCATGTGAATGGgcaggcacaatagctgagtggttaaagcattggactttcaatctgagggtcccaggtttgaatctctgtaacggtgcctggtgggtaaagggtggggatttttccgatcttccaggtcaacatatgtgcagacttgctagtgcctgaacctcatttgtgtgtacatgcaagcggaagatcaaatacgcacattaaagatcctgtaatccatgtcagtgtttggtgggttatggaaacaagaacatacccagcacgcacatccctgaaaatgaagtatggctgcctacattgtggagtaaaaacagtcatacacataaaagcccactcatttacatacaagtgaatgtgggagttgcagcccacgaacaaagaagaaagaagaagaagatgcatgtgaatgactggtgtagaCATGCTTTAATTTTATAACATCTGCATAGAATTCATTGGtgtaatatatatttattataattaaccctttcgctgccaggaaaataagatttaagtgaaatctatttgccagggttttttcacaaaaaacgggtataaattttcaaaaaattctgtgctctttgttactggagaaagacccataaaagtatatattttctgaaagggaaatgaataaagaatacaaagcaCATGATGTTTTctcattttatgcattttaagtgacatgctgttgttttgaaatcagtgttttgttttttgtcacattttcaacttgttcattacaaacattagtctggtaatttgcacaaaaatatcattttctggacaaatggatatctgcacacacaaaatcatactagaacaaccacaatataaaaaaaactgaaaaagaaatagatgcattgtgacttctgcaagtgataatgtggatgtgaggccacgccccctcagtctccacccccctcctcttcacccctctcacacggtcacttaaTCCAGTtatcatcagaccgcgttggctgagtgccaagaaaatagctcatacgatgtcctgctaaaaattcggtgacctgtcgtctgctagagttgaacagccggcatcactcactgatagttgtatcttggccactctcttgattgctccctttattttctatcaaatcgtcctataaatgttcaccactgtcttctccttcgaatttatgctccaattctttctgagcatcagctaaagaaagtaaaatcttggttgatttagttcgccacgagcgcatgtcttgagcacggagtcagtccgacattttgttgagcgagcgaggagaggagccaggcaaagactgcggccagtaacccaaccaaaacgttcaaataaaggactgccttatgacgcagatggtgtttctagctatgaatagaatccagaaagattccccaagctaaagctaccagcatttttgtcaacaaactgaatgcaaagcagggaaaagtcagaatatttcgatgacgagttatctcgtcattgtggcagcgaagcatacatgcttgccatgacgagttatctggtcatgcaggcagcctaggggttaatattgTGTTCATTTTATTAATTGCAACTGGCTTTGAAGTAAATTATGTTTTTTTCCTGCTGGTAAGCAACTGATGTAGCTTTTGGGAGGCTGTGTATATTGGATATGTTCATGCTTTCATCGCCCACAGATTACATGGATTACAGAACTTTTAACATGCAAAGTTGATATTCTGCATAGATATATaagtagagagacacagagaggcattCAGTGTAATATCCTCAATGACAATATCCTCACAGAATATATTACATTAATTTATAGTAACTTGTTGAAAAGGAAATGTAACAGTTACAAAGTTAGTGTATACATACAAAAACATTTCAG
Coding sequences within it:
- the LOC143294848 gene encoding XK-related protein 6-like, encoding MEGTKALLSRRSSSNREHYLSVFTDDECDIELGSTTSEDESVFYSEDNRAKERQHGKVIDGRHVQPSRSSTSAESKTKKSRSYGSDHVDMPINSSKDVAKGYKRRTSENREIVYDFSWFDILIGVTSIIIYFVDIASDIKMAVDYFLDLDWMYGSVTTALIVGPSLVTCCFGLHWYIIDYKTEKKVISKNKNKNKNINHMTPSYVWFFRFFFTALQFGPVVRTIEYLHYGCMSRSQKIDDKSRRRFHWWMLYEDVDNCLLRLFESFLESAPQLTWQLYITITLKPEDNAIGTTTRTVALLSSWASLAVSLVSYHRSLRNSREDKQKMTLLSMPSYFLWRACETGARVLCIAMFASAFQAWVFGIILFHWVVISVWLMNQRTTFYAQRCLEKVFNIICGYVMLFCFLNLREGHTRYRFLIFYIIFYTENFFMLAFWFRFTPDLGAWFHIWGFIVVLIFFVLHIAFQLLYYSCFHPSDSIIYCLSCDKYSFYESVCYDVRPELDDGVGSPNARYTSKEMLADSSSVPRLIGNADGAGDGSRRFDDISIIVESSERQNGRAEQGISNPKQIHARHCSKGKTIEHHARVHDIQ